A genomic region of Micromonospora sp. NBC_01796 contains the following coding sequences:
- a CDS encoding SRPBCC family protein — MGVDRDCTEVGDDFVRVTRTVNAPIGQVFEYVVDVDLSHIFPRTGHSPAIVASSVTTGWNTPGLRRTNTSDDGSTNEEELLTVEPPNSFSYRIDNFSSARLREVVDSIEGSWYFSDQEDGTTSIEWTYALNPVDEAARATIKENLLPIYTERLKTAMTILKDDLEC, encoded by the coding sequence ATGGGCGTCGACCGGGACTGCACCGAGGTGGGGGACGACTTCGTCCGGGTCACCCGTACCGTCAACGCTCCCATCGGCCAGGTCTTCGAGTACGTCGTCGACGTCGACCTGAGCCACATCTTCCCCAGAACCGGACACTCGCCGGCAATCGTGGCCAGCAGCGTCACCACCGGCTGGAACACCCCGGGCCTGCGCCGGACGAACACCTCCGACGACGGCTCGACCAACGAGGAAGAACTACTGACGGTAGAGCCGCCGAACTCGTTCTCGTACCGGATCGACAACTTCAGCTCGGCGCGGCTGCGCGAGGTGGTCGACAGCATCGAGGGGTCCTGGTACTTCAGCGACCAGGAGGACGGCACCACGAGCATCGAGTGGACGTACGCCCTGAACCCGGTGGACGAGGCCGCCCGGGCGACCATCAAGGAGAACCTGCTGCCGATCTACACCGAGCGACTGAAGACGGCAATGACCATCCTGAAGGACGACCTCGAGTGCTGA